Proteins from one Thermosipho atlanticus DSM 15807 genomic window:
- a CDS encoding pseudouridine synthase translates to MIKIQKYLQQLGYSRRKADEMVFDGKVEVNGKIIKEPWYDVKEKDEIKINGKSRIVKFRKKYVYCVLNKPKGYVSSLYDPKEKKTLKNLLKNIKEPLKPAGRLDKDVTGVLILTNDGDLINVLTSAKYGIEKIYIVKVKGSVKKEELKKLKRGFEDNGEFLICKDVSILEKGFDYTILKIVMIKGKKHEVKRLFKHIGHKVLELKRISHGPIDISLVPRPGQLEKIEGKILEKLLELKNTKPKKNSKNKIT, encoded by the coding sequence ATTATCAAAATTCAAAAGTATTTACAGCAATTGGGATATTCAAGAAGAAAAGCAGACGAAATGGTTTTCGATGGGAAGGTAGAAGTAAACGGTAAAATTATTAAAGAACCATGGTATGATGTCAAAGAAAAGGATGAGATAAAAATCAATGGAAAATCACGAATAGTAAAATTCAGAAAAAAATATGTGTATTGTGTGCTTAATAAACCTAAGGGTTATGTAAGCAGCCTTTATGACCCAAAGGAGAAAAAAACACTGAAAAATTTGTTGAAAAATATTAAAGAGCCTCTCAAACCTGCTGGAAGATTGGATAAAGATGTTACTGGTGTTCTGATTCTTACAAATGATGGAGATTTGATTAACGTATTAACTAGTGCAAAGTATGGAATTGAAAAAATATATATTGTCAAAGTAAAGGGAAGTGTAAAAAAAGAAGAACTAAAGAAATTGAAAAGAGGATTCGAAGATAATGGGGAATTTTTAATTTGTAAAGATGTTTCTATCCTGGAAAAGGGTTTTGATTATACTATTTTAAAAATAGTGATGATAAAAGGGAAAAAACATGAAGTAAAGAGACTTTTTAAACATATAGGTCATAAAGTTTTAGAACTTAAAAGAATTTCTCATGGTCCTATAGACATTTCGCTTGTTCCTAGACCAGGACAACTTGAAAAAATTGAAGGTAAAATACTTGAGAAGTTGTTAGAATTGAAAAATACAAAACCTAAAAAGAATTCAAAAAACAAAATAACATAG